The genome window AAAAGTCTCGCTGATATTCGCTCCAGCCACAATAATCACTTCGGCATATTCCAAGTCCGAATAATTATTTGAGCCCCTGTCCAGTCCAAACGCTTTTTTGTTTCCCGCACCTGCACTCACCATGCACAAACGTCCGTTATAATCAAGGTTTTTAGTTTTCAAGGCCACACGTGCAAACTTCCCAACCAAATAACTTTTCTCATTCGTCAATGAAACCCCAGACAACATCGAGAACGCATCATTCCCGTATTTCTCCTGAATCCTTTTAATTTCCGAAACCGTTTTATCCATCGCATCATCCCAGGAAATAGGCGCAAATCCCTGTCCCGGAACGTTTTTCAAAGGAGACATCAATCGGTCAGGGTGGTTATTCTGCAGATAACGCTGAACCCCTTTTGGACAAAGCCTTCCCTCATTAAAAGGAAATTCCATCCAAGGCTCAAACCCCACCACCGTATTATCTTTCACCAACAATTGAATCCCGCACTGCATCCCGCAAAAACAACAATGCGTTTTCACGGCCTCATCCGGCTCGTCCCTTCCCACATATCCGTCCTTTGGCGCATAATTCAGGGTCGGCCCAAAATGCTTTACTATATTCTCCTCTGCTACAGGTAATTTTGCCATTTTATATTTTTATAAATGTATGTTCTCTTTTTCTAAAATCTTAAATCAAAAATAGTTACCCGAGCCTGAAAGGCGAACAGGCGAAGCAATCTGCAATCTAAAATCATCATCCTTTGGGCGTGACCACAATAGAAAAAGGGGCTGATTTAACAGGGTCTTTATTCGCCCCTTTTTCTATTGCGGTCGGGCTATCCGCGCTACTTCGGTAGCCAGCTTCTATCCCTCACGCGGTCGCAAATCAACATCAGGTTTTCAATCAAAAACATTTCGTTCTTTTAACACATTCTCCCTCTCACAACCTGCCTACTTAAATCTATTCTATTTTTTCTAACTTCTATCCTCTAACCTCTTTTTTCTAACCTCAAACATTATCCAAACAAATTCCCCCCCTGCTGTCTTGCTTTCAAATGCGCCATTGCCAGTCGGGATCTTTTCCCTTCAGGGCTCAAATCCAAATGCGATGTTCCGTCTTCGTGGGTAAAATCAAAACCCAATTCTTCCGTAACCGTTTTCAAATCCTGAATGTGCAGTTTAGTGGCAAACTCCTCGCCCGTATGCGGACAAACCGCCATACCCATTTTCATTCCCTGTTTCTTGTAAATATGAGCCCCGATTTGAGCCGGACGCTGAATGATATGGAAAAACTTCCCGAACGGAATCCAAATCAAGAACATTATCACCGTAACCGCATGCAAAACCGCCAGGAAATCAAAAGCAAAACCTTTCATGAACTGATACGAATACGTCAATCCCAATCCCGTAACCGAAATGGCTATCAATAAAATAAGCGGTAACAAATCTCCTTCAAAAGACTGAGTGGCAATCAATCCAGGGTTTGTCAAACGTCTTCTTAAATAATATAATGATCCAAAAATAACCAAATACGAAGACCAGTTCAACGCATGAAAGGTCAAAAAAGCGGTAATCGAATCCAAATTGAAATCCATCACCTTAAACCCGAAAAAATACGCTTCATACACCGAAATGGAATTCGGGGCCATCGCAAAATTAATCCACCCAAAAGTAAGCGGTATCGTAATCAAAAATGCCGAAGTACAGCCCACAGCAATCATAAAATGCGCCACCCAGCGGTATTTTCCCCTTGGATAAATAAACTTCTGAAACGCAATATTCTCCACCGATTCTTTGGTGGCAAACCAAAAATGCGAAAACACTTTTCCGGTCACCAAATATGTAATTCCTCTTTTAAAGTAAATCCAAGTCGGTGGCCGTTGTAGCCAAACAGTATAGCGATATACAATCCCAAAGAAAGCAAACACCGTCCCAAATAAATAAGTTACCAATGCTGCGTCAAAATTCTGCAGTTTTCTTGACCCATAAAACACTAGGGCAATCATAAAGATCGAGAGCCCGGTTGCAATCAGTAAAGCTTTGGTGTTATAGGTTTTGTTTTTCATAAATCTAAAATTTAATACGGTTTTAAACTTCGTAAAATCAGTTAAAAAAGACCGTTTTATTTTTGTTGTAAAATTAGCAAAAGAATTACTAAGTAAAAATACTTAAGTAGTTTTGAAAACACAAATCAATTAAAATATGTTACAATATCTAAAGTCAACGCAGTATTCTTTAATTAATATTACGCTGACTTTTATTTATACCATTAAAAATAAATTCCTAAAAGCTTAGCTTGGTTTCTCACATCCTTTGCGGTTATAAAACCACCAATTTACAGAAGTAGCTAAGATAGTGAAAAGAATCAGACCAATAAAGAACTGATTTACAGTTCCGTTTGCTGTAATGTTGTTTCCAATTAGTTTTGAAAAAATAAAAGGTCCAAAAGCGGCAATTGCAGCAGTCCATCCAATCACTCCAGCAGCTTGACGCTGATTCTCTGAAAATATGATAGGAAACTGTCTAAAAGTACCTGCATTTCCAACTCCTGTAAAGAAAAACATAGCTAGTATCACTGCGACAAACATTGGAAACTGATCCATACTCGTTGGAGAAACCAATCCTTGTGTGACCAAAATAACTGCACCAGTCAAAATTCCGATTCCGGTTATAGTTGTCAATATAGCCCCTCCTACTTTATCGGCCACAAAACCAAAACAAACCCTGCTCGCAGAACCAATCAGCGGACCATAAAAAGCATATACCAAAGGATCTGGTGCATTTGGAAAATCACCATACAAGAATTTAATCATCAATGGAAAAGCTGCAGACAGACCAGCGAATGTTCCAAAAGTCATCACATAAGTTATGGTGCAGAACCAAGTGTGTTTGTTTTTGAAAATATCCATCTGTTCTTTTATGGAAGCCTGCATTGGAATGCTTTTCAAAAAGAACCAGCTGATTACGCCCAAAACCAAAAGAAAACCAATGTACCAGAATGCAGCCGATTGAATGTAGATTTCCTTATGCGTAACCGCCTCATTTTCGGGACTAATTTTGTTTAATATTTTTTCGGCCAATTTAGGGTTTGCATTGGCAATCGCTTTAGATTTCTCATTGAGTGGCAATGCAGAAAAAATCTTGAAATTTTCATTTGATTTCGTTACCGCAGTAACCGAATCTAATACTGGTTTCTTTACAGCAGCCAGAATTTTATTTTGTGATTTGTCATCCAAGGCTGCAAAAACTTCATTTTGTTTTTCAACTGTTGAATCTTTTAAAACATTCTTTGTTTCCTTAACATCGATGCTTGTAAATACCGAAGTAGTTCCGTAAATACTAACACTCAAAATAATCGGTGTAATAAACTGTGCTAAACTAACTCCAAAATTCCCAATTCCCGCTTGGATTCCCAAAGCCGTCCCTTTTAATCTTTTTGGAAAAAACAAACTGGTACTAGGCATAAAGGATGAAAAATCACCGCCGCCAAAACCACTGGTAATAGCCAAAAGAACAAATACCCAAAACGGAGTATTGGTATCCATCACCGCAAATCCGATACCGACTACCGGGATGAGTTTCAATAAAGTAGCTACGGTCACAACGTGTCTTGTTCCATAAATTGGCAAGATAAATGTGTGGATAATCCTTAGGAAACCTGCAGCCAAACCTGGTATAGCCACCAGCCAAAAAAGCTGATCTTTAGAAAAAGGAAAACCCAGCCCTGGTAATTTCACCGCTATTACGCTCATCATAAACCATGAGGCGAAAGAAAATATCAATGACAAAGTTGTAATTGTCAATGTTTTCCATGCAATTTTGCTTCCTGTATTTTTCCAGAATTCATCGTTTTCTGGTTCCCATTTGTCTAACCACGTTTTCATAACTATATTTTTTATTTCAGAATTTAACTTTAGCAGTAATTACTAATCTATCGAAAAATAAGACAAATAAGTCCTTTATTTGCTGATGTAAAATTAAAAGACAATAAAACATTAAAATATGATATTTATCAGTTGAATTAAATAAATTACAACATCAAAAATCCTTTAATTTATAAGCCTCTGAATCCAACAAAAAGCTGTTTAATAATGACGACAGGACACAACTTATTAACTACTGATAAAACCAAAATCCAGCTTCATCACGGCATTCGCATTTAAAAAAAAATAAACACGAATTTCACCAATTAACACTAATTCTTATCAAAATTGAAATCAAATTTTATAACTTTTTACAGTTTCGAATATTTTGTGTAATTAAACAGCAATCTTAATTCATGCAAATTAGTGTAATTCGTGTCAGAAACTTTTAAAAGCGAATGCCGTGCAGCTTCATTAAAATTATATTTTATCAACAGAATTATTTCTATTTTTGCATTCTAAACAAACAAAAATTAATATGCTCATTATAGGAATCGCAGGAGGAACGGGGTCAGGAAAAACAACAGTAGTACATCAAATCATGAATGAACTGCCAGAAGCTGAAGTGGGGATTATATCTCAGGACTCCTACTATAAAGAGACACATGATTTAAGTTATGAGGATCGTTCTAACATCAATTTTGATCACCCAAGAGCTATTGATTTTGAATTATTAGTAGCCCATCTCAAAGAATTAAAAGCAGGAAACATCATAAACCAGCCGGTCTATTCTTTTGTACAGCACAACAGAACTGATGATGTTGTAATTACTCACCCACGAAAAGTAATGATTGTAGAAGGAATTCTAATTCTGACAAACCCTGAATTGAGAAAGCTTTTTGACATTAAGATATATGTACATGCCGATTCGGATGAACGCTTAATCCGACGTTTAAAAAGAGATATTGCCGAGCGCGGAAGAGACATGAATGAAGTTCTAAACCGCTACCAGCATACCTTAAAACCAATGCATGAGCAATTCATAGAACCGACAAAAGCTTTTGCTGACATAATTATTCCAAATGACAGATTTAATACTGTAGCAATCGACGTAGTCCGCGCAGTAATTAATCAGCGTATTTTATAATTTTATTGTAATTTTATAGGCATATAAAACGCAACAGATCTTTGCTTTCCTGTAAAACAAAGCGATGCAAAACAAAATCTCAATTTTCTATTAAAATTAGGCAAACAACCCGATGAAAAACCCTTTTAAAAACAGCTATTGGTTTAAAATTTTAAGCAACAAATACGTTTGGGTCTCGTTATCATTTTTAGTCTGGATGGTTTTTCTAGATAATTACTCTTATTTTGAACATCGATTTTTAAATAAACAAATTGATGAACTCGAAGATAATGCAACTTATTATGAGGGAGAAATCAAGAAAGATGAAGAAAAAATCAAACAGTTAAAAAATCCTTTGCAGATAGAGAAATATGCCCGTGAAAAATACTATATGAAAAAAGATAGTGAAGACATTTATATCATTCAATTTGATAGTGATACTGTTAAAAAAAAATAACCCTACCGCGTATTAAATCTAATTACAAGCAAAAATGGCAAAGAATTTATTCGATGATTTCAGTCCGGTTTCAGCAAAACTTTGGAAACAGAAAATTCAGTTTGAACTCAACGGAGCCGATTATAATCAAACCTTAATCTGGAATTCTACTGAAGACATCAAGGTTAAGCCATTTTATGATAAAGAAGATACTGCAAAAAAATATTCGGTTTCAACAAAAGCCTCTCAATTCAAAATCTGCCAAAATATCTTTGTTTTTGATCTTGATAAATCAATTGAAAAAGCTTTGGACTCCATCAGCCGCGGAGCTGAAAGCCTTCGTTTTACAATTCCAGATTCAAACATAAACATCATAAAACTATTGGAAAGACTTCCTTTAGAAAAAATTGCTGTTTACTTTCGTTTCCGATTTATTTCAATCGATTTCGTCAAAAGGATTGATGCTTTTGTAAAAGAAAAAAAAGCAGCTGTCTATTGTCTTTTAGACCCGATTGGCCAATTAGCCAAAGACGGAAATTGGTACGCAACGCAAGAAAAAAATAATTTTGAAACACTAAATATAATTGCCAAAGAAACTGCATCTCTTTCACTTATCAGCATCAACAGTGGTTTGTATCAGAATGCAGGAGCCAATATTGTACAGCAGATTGCATACAGCCTTGCCCATGCTAATGAATATTTTAACAGAATAGATACCATTAACAAACCTATTGTTTTTCAAATTTCAGTAGGAAGCAATTATTTCTTTGAAATTGCAAAACTTCGGGCATTCCGAATACTGTTTAAAAAAATAGCTCAAGAATATGAGCACAAATTAAACTGTCATATTCTTGTCACTCCATCTAAGCGCAATAAAACCATTTACGATTATAATGTCAATATGCTTCGTACAACGACGGAATGCATGAGTGCAATTCTTGGCGGAGCCGATGCAGTTGCCAATCTGCCGTATGATTCATTATATCACAAAGACAATGAATTTGGCGGCAGAATTGCAAGAAATCAACTGCTGCTTTTAAAAAATGAAAGTTATTTTGACAAAGTAGATAATCCTGCGGAGGGCAGTTATTATATCGAAAGTTTAACGAATCAATTAGCAGAAAAAGCATTATTATTATTTAAAGATATTGAAACTAAAGGCGGTTTCCTAAAGCTATTGAACGAAGGTGTAATCAAAAGAAAAATACAAGAAAGTGCTGATGCAGAACAAGCTCTCTTTGATTCCGGCAAAGAAACATTATTGGGAACCAATAAATATCCTAACAAGAATGACAAAATGAAACACGATTTAGAATTGTTTCCTTTTGTAAAAATCAAACCCCGAAAAACATTGATTACACCTATCATTGAAAAACGATTGGCAGAAAAAATGGAACAGGAAAGGCTTTCGGAAGAGTAATCAGACTGCAGTAACTCAGTCTTTAGTAAACGACAGAATCAATTTGGTATTAACTAAAAAGATTAATGACCAGACAAATGAAAAGAAAAGATTTACAGCATATATCACTCCAAAACGATTTTCAGCCCGCAGAAAACAAACTGCCAGCTGAAAGCTTTCTTACGGCCGAAGGAATTGAGCTTAAAAAGACTTATTCTGAAAAAGACATAGAAACTCTCGAGCATCTTGATTTTGCTGCAGGCTTTGCACCATATCTGCGCGGTCCTTATACTTCAATGTATGTTCGAAAACCTTGGACAATCCGTCAGTATGCAGGATTTTCTACGGCACAGGAAAGCAATGCATTTTACAGAAGAAATCTTGCCGCAGGACAAAAAGGACTTTCCATCGCTTTTGATCTGCCGACACATAGAGGATATGATTCTGATCATGAGCGTGTAGTGGGCGATGTTGGAAAAGCCGGAGTAGCTATTGACTCTGTTGAAGACATGAAAATATTATTTGATCAGATTCCGCTTCATGAGATGTCTGTTTCTATGACGATGAATGGTGCTGTACTGCCAATTATGGCTTTTTATATTGTTGCTGCAGAAGAACAGGGAGTAAAGCCAGAACAGCTTTCGGGAACTATTCAAAATGATATCCTGAAAGAATTTATGGTACGTAATACTTACATCTACCCGCCAGCACCTTCAATGAAAATCATTGCTGATATATTTGAATTTGCAAGCGATAAAATGCCAAAATTCAATTCTATTTCCATCTCCGGGTATCATATGCAGGAAGCTGGAGCTACTGCTGATATTGAATTGGCTTACACACTCGCCGATGGATTAGAATACATTAGAACAGGATTGGCAGCAGGAATGAAAATAGATGATTTTGC of Flavobacterium marginilacus contains these proteins:
- a CDS encoding MFS transporter produces the protein MKNKTYNTKALLIATGLSIFMIALVFYGSRKLQNFDAALVTYLFGTVFAFFGIVYRYTVWLQRPPTWIYFKRGITYLVTGKVFSHFWFATKESVENIAFQKFIYPRGKYRWVAHFMIAVGCTSAFLITIPLTFGWINFAMAPNSISVYEAYFFGFKVMDFNLDSITAFLTFHALNWSSYLVIFGSLYYLRRRLTNPGLIATQSFEGDLLPLILLIAISVTGLGLTYSYQFMKGFAFDFLAVLHAVTVIMFLIWIPFGKFFHIIQRPAQIGAHIYKKQGMKMGMAVCPHTGEEFATKLHIQDLKTVTEELGFDFTHEDGTSHLDLSPEGKRSRLAMAHLKARQQGGNLFG
- a CDS encoding MFS transporter, with the protein product MKTWLDKWEPENDEFWKNTGSKIAWKTLTITTLSLIFSFASWFMMSVIAVKLPGLGFPFSKDQLFWLVAIPGLAAGFLRIIHTFILPIYGTRHVVTVATLLKLIPVVGIGFAVMDTNTPFWVFVLLAITSGFGGGDFSSFMPSTSLFFPKRLKGTALGIQAGIGNFGVSLAQFITPIILSVSIYGTTSVFTSIDVKETKNVLKDSTVEKQNEVFAALDDKSQNKILAAVKKPVLDSVTAVTKSNENFKIFSALPLNEKSKAIANANPKLAEKILNKISPENEAVTHKEIYIQSAAFWYIGFLLVLGVISWFFLKSIPMQASIKEQMDIFKNKHTWFCTITYVMTFGTFAGLSAAFPLMIKFLYGDFPNAPDPLVYAFYGPLIGSASRVCFGFVADKVGGAILTTITGIGILTGAVILVTQGLVSPTSMDQFPMFVAVILAMFFFTGVGNAGTFRQFPIIFSENQRQAAGVIGWTAAIAAFGPFIFSKLIGNNITANGTVNQFFIGLILFTILATSVNWWFYNRKGCEKPS
- a CDS encoding FtsB family cell division protein, with protein sequence MKNPFKNSYWFKILSNKYVWVSLSFLVWMVFLDNYSYFEHRFLNKQIDELEDNATYYEGEIKKDEEKIKQLKNPLQIEKYAREKYYMKKDSEDIYIIQFDSDTVKKK
- the udk gene encoding uridine kinase, encoding MLIIGIAGGTGSGKTTVVHQIMNELPEAEVGIISQDSYYKETHDLSYEDRSNINFDHPRAIDFELLVAHLKELKAGNIINQPVYSFVQHNRTDDVVITHPRKVMIVEGILILTNPELRKLFDIKIYVHADSDERLIRRLKRDIAERGRDMNEVLNRYQHTLKPMHEQFIEPTKAFADIIIPNDRFNTVAIDVVRAVINQRIL
- a CDS encoding methylmalonyl-CoA mutase subunit beta, coding for MAKNLFDDFSPVSAKLWKQKIQFELNGADYNQTLIWNSTEDIKVKPFYDKEDTAKKYSVSTKASQFKICQNIFVFDLDKSIEKALDSISRGAESLRFTIPDSNINIIKLLERLPLEKIAVYFRFRFISIDFVKRIDAFVKEKKAAVYCLLDPIGQLAKDGNWYATQEKNNFETLNIIAKETASLSLISINSGLYQNAGANIVQQIAYSLAHANEYFNRIDTINKPIVFQISVGSNYFFEIAKLRAFRILFKKIAQEYEHKLNCHILVTPSKRNKTIYDYNVNMLRTTTECMSAILGGADAVANLPYDSLYHKDNEFGGRIARNQLLLLKNESYFDKVDNPAEGSYYIESLTNQLAEKALLLFKDIETKGGFLKLLNEGVIKRKIQESADAEQALFDSGKETLLGTNKYPNKNDKMKHDLELFPFVKIKPRKTLITPIIEKRLAEKMEQERLSEE